One genomic window of Citrobacter sp. Marseille-Q6884 includes the following:
- the lpxK gene encoding tetraacyldisaccharide 4'-kinase, whose translation MIARIWSGESPLWRLLLPLSWLYGLVSGGIRLCYKLGLKRAWRAPVPVVVVGNLTAGGNGKTPVVIWLVEQLLQRGIRVGVVSRGYGGKAQAYPLLLTSDTTTAEAGDEPVLIFQRTGVPVAVSPVRADAVKAILARHDVQMIVTDDGLQHYPLARDVEIVVIDGERRFGNGWWLPAGPMRERAGRLKSVDAMIVNGGTPQPGEIPMRLEPGLAVNLRTGERRNVAQLLNIVAMAGIGHPPRFFATLEACGAHLQKRVALADHQSLTYSDVSALSGEGQTLVMTEKDAVKCRGFADDNWWYLPVDAHLSGEQPGQLLDKLTSLTR comes from the coding sequence ATGATCGCGCGTATCTGGTCCGGTGAGTCGCCGCTGTGGCGATTATTACTTCCGCTCTCCTGGCTCTATGGCCTGGTGAGTGGGGGCATCCGTCTATGCTACAAGCTGGGGCTTAAACGAGCATGGCGTGCGCCGGTGCCAGTGGTGGTGGTCGGGAACCTGACGGCGGGCGGTAATGGTAAAACGCCCGTGGTGATTTGGCTGGTGGAACAACTGTTGCAACGAGGCATTCGCGTTGGCGTTGTGTCTCGTGGCTATGGTGGGAAAGCGCAAGCTTATCCGCTGTTGCTGACGTCAGACACCACCACAGCTGAAGCCGGTGATGAACCTGTCCTGATCTTCCAGCGAACCGGTGTGCCGGTTGCGGTCTCTCCGGTACGAGCAGATGCGGTAAAAGCCATACTTGCCCGGCATGATGTGCAGATGATTGTCACCGATGATGGGCTACAACATTACCCATTGGCGCGTGATGTTGAAATCGTGGTGATTGACGGCGAACGTCGGTTTGGCAATGGCTGGTGGCTTCCGGCGGGTCCAATGCGTGAGCGCGCCGGACGGCTTAAATCGGTGGATGCGATGATCGTCAATGGCGGTACCCCACAGCCGGGGGAAATCCCCATGCGCCTTGAACCAGGGCTGGCTGTGAATTTACGCACTGGTGAACGGCGGAATGTGGCGCAATTGCTCAATATTGTCGCCATGGCGGGTATTGGGCATCCTCCCCGTTTTTTTGCCACACTTGAAGCCTGCGGAGCGCATCTGCAAAAACGTGTCGCTCTGGCGGACCATCAGTCTCTGACCTACAGTGACGTCAGTGCATTGTCAGGCGAAGGACAAACGTTAGTGATGACGGAGAAAGACGCGGTGAAATGCCGTGGATTCGCCGATGATAACTGGTGGTATTTACCCGTTGATGCGCATTTGTCGGGTGAACAACCGGGTCAATTACTGGATAAGTTAACTTCGCTGACTCGCTAA
- the ycaR gene encoding protein YcaR — translation MDHRLLEIIACPVCNGKLWYNQEKQELICKLDNLAFPLRDGIPVLLETEARVLTADESKS, via the coding sequence ATGGATCATCGTCTGCTTGAAATCATTGCCTGCCCGGTATGCAATGGCAAACTCTGGTACAACCAGGAAAAACAAGAACTGATTTGTAAACTGGATAACCTTGCTTTCCCACTGCGAGATGGCATTCCCGTTCTTCTGGAAACAGAAGCCCGCGTTCTGACTGCTGATGAGAGCAAATCATGA
- the msbA gene encoding lipid A ABC transporter ATP-binding protein/permease MsbA, with translation MHNDKDLSTWQTFRRLWPTIAPFKSGLIVAGIALVLNAASDTFMLSLLKPLLDDGFGKTDRSVLLWMPLVVIGLMIVRGLTSYVSSYCISWVSGKVVMTMRRRLFGHMMGMPVAFFDKQSTGTLLSRITYDSEQVASSSSGALITVVREGASIIGLFIMMFYYSWQLSLILIVLAPIVSIAIRVVSKRFRSISKNMQNTMGQVTTSAEQMLKGHKEVLIFGGQEVETKRFDKVSNKMRLQGMKMVSASSISDPIIQLIASLALAFVLYAASFPSVMENLTAGTITVVFSSMIALMRPLKSLTNVNAQFQRGMAACQTLFTILDSEQEKDEGKRVIERATGDLEFRNVTFTYPGREVPALRNINLNIPAGKTVALVGRSGSGKSTIASLITRFYDIDEGQILMDGHDLREYTLASLRDQVALVSQNVHLFNDTVANNIAYARTDMYSREQIEEAARMAYAMDFINKMDDGLDTVIGENGVLLSGGQRQRIAIARALLRDSPILILDEATSALDTESERAIQSALDELQKNRTSLVIAHRLSTIEQADEIVVVEDGLIVERGTHSELIEQRGVYAQLHKMQFGQ, from the coding sequence ATGCATAACGATAAAGATCTCTCTACGTGGCAGACATTTCGCCGACTATGGCCAACCATAGCGCCTTTTAAATCGGGTCTAATCGTGGCGGGTATAGCGTTAGTCCTTAACGCGGCCAGCGATACCTTCATGTTATCGCTCCTTAAGCCATTACTGGATGATGGTTTTGGTAAAACTGATCGCTCGGTGTTGCTGTGGATGCCACTGGTGGTCATTGGACTGATGATAGTTCGTGGCTTAACCAGCTATGTCTCCAGCTACTGCATCTCATGGGTGTCAGGCAAAGTGGTCATGACCATGCGTCGCCGCCTGTTCGGCCATATGATGGGCATGCCAGTCGCCTTTTTTGATAAGCAGTCTACCGGGACGTTACTGTCACGTATTACCTATGATTCAGAGCAGGTGGCGTCTTCGTCTTCCGGCGCGCTGATCACCGTCGTGCGTGAAGGGGCCTCCATTATTGGCCTGTTTATCATGATGTTTTATTACAGTTGGCAGCTGTCGTTGATCCTGATAGTGCTGGCGCCGATTGTGTCAATTGCGATTCGAGTGGTTTCCAAACGCTTTCGTAGCATCAGTAAAAACATGCAAAACACGATGGGGCAGGTTACGACCAGTGCTGAGCAGATGCTGAAAGGCCACAAAGAAGTGTTGATTTTTGGTGGTCAGGAAGTGGAAACCAAGCGCTTCGATAAAGTCAGCAACAAGATGCGCTTGCAGGGCATGAAGATGGTTTCGGCTTCATCCATCTCCGATCCGATTATTCAGTTGATTGCTTCTTTGGCGTTGGCCTTTGTGCTCTATGCGGCGAGCTTCCCGAGCGTGATGGAAAACCTGACTGCCGGGACCATTACGGTTGTTTTCTCTTCAATGATCGCGCTGATGCGTCCGCTGAAGTCTCTGACCAACGTCAACGCCCAGTTTCAGCGCGGTATGGCGGCGTGTCAGACACTGTTCACGATTCTGGATAGCGAACAAGAAAAAGACGAAGGTAAACGCGTTATCGAACGTGCTACCGGCGATCTGGAGTTCCGCAATGTGACCTTTACTTATCCAGGGCGTGAAGTGCCTGCGCTGCGTAACATCAACCTGAATATCCCGGCGGGCAAAACCGTTGCACTGGTCGGTCGTTCAGGGTCAGGTAAATCCACCATTGCGAGTCTGATTACGCGCTTCTACGACATTGATGAAGGGCAGATTCTGATGGATGGGCACGATCTGCGCGAATACACTCTCGCCTCCTTGCGTGATCAGGTGGCGCTGGTCTCGCAGAATGTGCACCTGTTTAACGATACGGTTGCCAACAACATTGCCTACGCCCGGACCGACATGTACAGCCGCGAACAGATCGAAGAAGCGGCGCGGATGGCCTATGCCATGGATTTCATCAACAAAATGGATGATGGTCTGGATACGGTGATTGGCGAGAATGGCGTTCTGCTTTCCGGCGGCCAGCGTCAGCGTATCGCTATCGCGCGCGCCTTGCTGCGTGACAGTCCGATCCTGATCCTGGATGAAGCAACCTCGGCTCTGGATACCGAATCCGAACGTGCGATTCAGTCTGCACTCGATGAGTTACAGAAAAACCGTACTTCGCTGGTCATCGCTCACCGTCTTTCCACTATCGAACAGGCAGATGAAATCGTGGTAGTCGAAGACGGTCTGATTGTTGAACGCGGTACCCATAGCGAGCTGATCGAACAGCGCGGGGTTTACGCGCAATTGCACAAAATGCAATTTGGCCAATGA
- a CDS encoding YcbJ family phosphotransferase, which translates to MEQLRAELSHLLGEKLSRIECVNEKVDTALWSLYDSQGNPMPLMARSFTTPGMAQQLAWKTTMLARSGTVRMPVIYGVLTHEEHPGPDVLLLERLRGVPVEAPARTPERWDHLKDQIVEGLLSWHRQDSRGCVGAVDNTQENLWPSWYRQRVEVLWSTLNQFNNTGLTMQDKRILFRTRECLPALFEGFNDNCVLIHGNFSLRSMLKDARSDQLLAMVGPGLMLWAPREYELFRLMDNALAESLLWQYLQRAPVAESFIWRRWLYVLWDEVAQLVNTGRFNRSNFDLATKSLLPWLA; encoded by the coding sequence ATGGAACAGTTGCGTGCCGAACTCAGTCATTTACTGGGCGAAAAACTCAGCCGTATTGAATGTGTCAACGAAAAAGTGGATACGGCGCTGTGGTCACTGTACGACAGCCAGGGAAATCCGATGCCGCTCATGGCGAGAAGCTTCACCACGCCGGGTATGGCGCAGCAACTGGCATGGAAAACCACCATGCTGGCGCGCAGTGGTACGGTGCGCATGCCGGTCATTTATGGGGTATTAACCCATGAGGAGCACCCAGGCCCGGATGTCCTGCTGCTTGAGCGTTTACGCGGCGTCCCCGTGGAAGCACCTGCCCGAACGCCGGAGCGCTGGGATCATCTAAAAGATCAAATCGTAGAAGGTTTACTGTCATGGCACCGCCAGGATAGCCGGGGCTGTGTTGGCGCGGTGGATAACACACAAGAAAATCTCTGGCCATCCTGGTATCGTCAACGAGTTGAGGTGCTGTGGAGCACGTTAAATCAGTTTAACAACACCGGATTAACGATGCAGGACAAGCGGATTCTGTTTCGTACCCGTGAGTGTTTACCCGCTTTGTTTGAAGGGTTTAACGATAACTGTGTACTGATCCACGGTAATTTCAGTTTACGCAGTATGCTGAAAGATGCCCGTAGCGATCAGCTTCTGGCAATGGTGGGACCGGGCTTGATGCTCTGGGCGCCAAGAGAGTATGAGTTGTTCCGCTTGATGGATAATGCCCTGGCGGAAAGCCTGCTCTGGCAATACCTGCAACGCGCGCCAGTGGCGGAGTCATTCATCTGGCGGCGCTGGTTGTATGTGTTATGGGATGAAGTTGCGCAGCTGGTCAATACCGGGCGTTTCAATCGTTCCAATTTTGATCTTGCAACAAAATCATTGCTGCCGTGGCTCGCCTGA
- the kdsB gene encoding 3-deoxy-manno-octulosonate cytidylyltransferase: MSFVVIIPARYASTRLPGKPLLDINGKPMIVHVLERARESGAERIIVATDHEDVARAVEAVGGEVCMTRADHQSGTERLAEVVEKCGFSDDTVIVNVQGDEPMIPAVIIRQVAENLAQRQVGMATLAAPIHSTEEAFNPNAVKVVLDAEGYALYFSRATIPWDRDRFAKSLETVGDTFLRHLGIYGYRAGFIRRYVNWQPSPLEQIEMLEQLRVLWYGEKIHVAVAKEVPGTGVDTAEDLERVRAEMR; the protein is encoded by the coding sequence ATGAGTTTCGTGGTTATCATTCCCGCGCGCTATGCGTCAACGCGTCTGCCGGGTAAGCCGCTGTTGGATATCAACGGCAAACCGATGATCGTGCATGTGCTGGAGCGCGCGCGTGAATCGGGGGCGGAACGTATTATCGTTGCGACCGATCATGAAGATGTCGCGCGTGCTGTTGAAGCTGTGGGAGGCGAGGTGTGCATGACCCGCGCCGATCATCAGTCTGGTACAGAACGACTGGCTGAAGTCGTCGAAAAATGTGGTTTTAGCGACGATACCGTCATTGTCAACGTTCAGGGTGATGAGCCGATGATCCCGGCGGTCATTATCCGTCAGGTGGCAGAGAATCTGGCGCAACGCCAGGTCGGTATGGCGACGCTTGCCGCGCCAATTCACAGTACGGAAGAAGCATTTAATCCAAACGCGGTGAAAGTCGTGCTGGATGCCGAAGGGTATGCACTCTATTTTTCCCGGGCGACAATTCCCTGGGATCGCGACCGTTTTGCTAAAAGCCTGGAAACCGTGGGTGACACTTTCCTGCGTCATCTGGGGATTTACGGCTACCGTGCCGGTTTTATTCGCCGCTATGTGAACTGGCAACCCAGCCCGCTTGAGCAGATTGAAATGCTGGAGCAGCTGCGAGTGCTGTGGTACGGCGAAAAAATTCATGTTGCCGTCGCCAAAGAAGTCCCGGGAACGGGGGTTGATACGGCCGAAGATCTTGAGCGCGTTCGCGCTGAGATGCGTTAG
- the ycaQ gene encoding crosslink repair DNA glycosylase YcaQ, whose product MSLPHLSLTDARHLHLAAQGLLKKTRRRATPADILATISRMSLLQIDTINIVARSPYLVLFSRLGNYSPQWLDDSLLRGELMEYWAHEACFLPRSDFMLIRHRMLSPEKMGWKYKAAWMKEHAHEIEQLLQHIQQNGPVRSADFEHPRKGTSGWWEWKPHKRHLEGLFTAGKVMVVERRNFQRVYDLTHRVMPQWDDERGRLSQAEAEVVMLDNSARSLGIFREQWLADYYRLKRPALNAWREARSEQRRIIPVEVEGLGTLWLHSDLQPLLEQALAGKLTATHTTVLSPFDPVVWDRKRAEQLFDFSYRLECYTPAPKRQYGYFVLPLLHRGQLVGRMDAKMHRKTGVLDVISLWLQEGVKPGMTLQKGLFQAINDFARWQQATRVTLGNCPGGLFADSRQGWEIDPDR is encoded by the coding sequence ATGTCGTTGCCGCACCTTTCTCTGACGGATGCCCGTCATCTCCATCTTGCAGCCCAGGGCCTGCTGAAAAAAACACGTCGCCGGGCAACCCCTGCTGATATTCTCGCGACCATTTCGCGCATGTCTTTGCTCCAAATCGATACCATCAACATTGTGGCACGCAGCCCTTATCTGGTGCTGTTCAGCCGTTTGGGCAACTATTCACCGCAGTGGCTTGATGACTCACTTCTGCGCGGAGAGTTGATGGAATACTGGGCGCATGAGGCCTGCTTTCTTCCGCGCAGCGACTTTATGTTGATACGCCATCGTATGCTGTCTCCTGAGAAGATGGGCTGGAAGTACAAAGCGGCGTGGATGAAAGAGCATGCGCACGAGATTGAGCAACTACTACAGCATATCCAGCAGAATGGTCCTGTACGTTCGGCAGATTTTGAGCACCCGCGCAAGGGAACCAGCGGCTGGTGGGAGTGGAAGCCGCATAAGCGCCATCTTGAAGGGCTTTTCACAGCCGGAAAGGTGATGGTCGTCGAGCGGCGCAATTTCCAGCGCGTGTATGATTTAACCCATCGCGTCATGCCACAGTGGGATGATGAGCGTGGCCGGCTTTCGCAGGCAGAAGCGGAAGTCGTCATGCTGGATAACAGCGCACGCAGTCTCGGTATCTTTCGCGAACAGTGGCTGGCTGACTATTACCGTTTAAAGCGTCCTGCGCTAAACGCCTGGCGCGAAGCGCGCTCAGAACAGCGACGCATTATTCCGGTAGAGGTTGAAGGCCTGGGGACTCTGTGGCTGCATAGCGATCTGCAACCACTTCTTGAACAGGCACTGGCGGGGAAGTTAACGGCGACCCATACTACGGTTTTGTCACCTTTTGATCCGGTAGTCTGGGATCGGAAACGGGCGGAACAGTTGTTTGATTTTAGCTACCGACTGGAGTGTTACACACCCGCGCCGAAACGCCAGTATGGATATTTTGTTTTGCCCTTACTGCATCGCGGACAGTTGGTTGGACGAATGGATGCCAAAATGCACCGTAAAACAGGCGTCCTGGACGTCATCTCTCTTTGGTTGCAGGAGGGAGTCAAACCTGGCATGACTCTGCAAAAAGGGTTATTCCAGGCAATTAATGATTTTGCCCGCTGGCAACAGGCGACGCGTGTCACGTTGGGGAATTGTCCTGGTGGTTTATTTGCCGACTCTCGTCAGGGCTGGGAAATAGACCCAGACCGGTAA
- the elyC gene encoding envelope biogenesis factor ElyC — translation MLFTLKKVIGGMMLPLPLMLLVMGIGLALVWLSRFQKTGKVCISLSWLALLLLSLQPVADSLLKPIEDSYPTWQDTQKVNYVVVLGGGYTWNPQWAPSSNLISNSLPRLNEGIRLWRANPGSKLIFTGAAAKTNNVSTAEAGARVAQSLGVPRSEIIVLDKPKDTEAEAAAVKQTIGDAPFLLVTSASHLPRAMIFFQQAGLHPLPAPANQLAIDSPLNPWERAIPSPVWLMHSDRAGYETLGRIWQWLKGSSGEPRQQ, via the coding sequence ATGCTTTTTACGCTGAAGAAAGTGATTGGCGGTATGATGCTGCCGCTTCCGTTGATGCTACTCGTGATGGGCATCGGGCTGGCGCTGGTCTGGTTGAGTCGCTTTCAGAAAACAGGGAAAGTCTGTATCAGCCTGAGCTGGCTCGCACTTTTACTGCTCAGCCTGCAGCCTGTCGCCGACAGCCTGCTGAAACCGATTGAGGACAGCTATCCAACCTGGCAGGATACACAGAAAGTGAACTATGTTGTGGTCCTGGGCGGAGGCTATACCTGGAACCCACAATGGGCGCCAAGTTCGAATCTTATCAGTAATAGCCTTCCACGCCTTAATGAAGGGATTCGCCTGTGGCGAGCAAATCCGGGATCGAAGCTGATCTTTACTGGCGCGGCAGCAAAAACCAATAATGTCAGTACCGCTGAAGCTGGCGCACGCGTGGCGCAATCGCTGGGGGTTCCACGCAGTGAAATCATCGTTCTGGATAAGCCAAAAGATACCGAAGCAGAGGCGGCAGCGGTTAAGCAGACTATCGGCGATGCGCCTTTCCTGCTGGTAACCTCAGCATCGCATTTACCGCGTGCGATGATTTTCTTTCAGCAAGCCGGACTGCATCCATTGCCTGCGCCAGCCAATCAACTGGCGATAGATTCACCGCTGAACCCGTGGGAGCGCGCTATTCCCTCTCCCGTCTGGTTGATGCATAGCGATCGCGCAGGCTACGAAACACTGGGCAGGATCTGGCAGTGGTTGAAAGGATCGTCAGGCGAGCCACGGCAGCAATGA